Within the Euwallacea similis isolate ESF13 chromosome 33, ESF131.1, whole genome shotgun sequence genome, the region tcatttgatattttttgttgttccTCAGATATAGCCAATATCAGCTTTCATCCTCTACATATATTATAACTGTTAGATCATTTATAAGTATGTACTATGAATCTTTAAGgtaaatgaacatttttttaaagtctaAAAATAATTCGCAACCTGAATACGACATTCACTTACCAACTTATTTTGTTGTCTGTTCAACTCTTTACATATGACACGTTCCAAATTCTCATTAATCTTCTTCAATTCCGCTTTATTGACTACAAGATCTTTAACATCTAAATATTCTGTGTTTCCATAATTATCAGCACTTTCTAAACTATCAAAATTAGAGCTTAAGCTGCTTAATTCGGTTTCTGACCTATCATCTCCTGATAAGTTCATTTTATTCTTGTTTAAAGCAACTAACAACAATGATATTATAACATGTTACCATCGGCTGAGActgttattgttttatttgtttctaaatttattacatttaaatttaagaaagaaAACGACCAACACATTTCAACATCAAAAACagtaaattgtttatttccaACCACAGCACAGATCAAACACacataaaatacatataaatatcaaCCTCGGTACCGACAACCTGTATATcggaaaacatttaatttgattaatgaGGCGGAGTGATGCTCTGGTTAATGCATTTTGCATTCAAcgagttttatttatatttgtttatttgagaTTAAGGATAATGCTGATTCACAGCTGTTAAATGTCAATTGTCAAGACAATCCTgttcatattatttaaataatcacTATTTCTATTGGATTGACAAGTCAATCCTGTTATTTTGCAGCATCCACTAGTCAAATCAAATAATGAATACACTTTGTTTATATCGTAATTTTGACGTAGTTTGACTGATGCGGACTGAATAAGCGGCCAATTaactgtaaataataatatcaaaagaaaaagagcATTGATAATAAACTTcattgaaagaaatttattatgaaaatattggtCACTATATTGTCAAGAATGTGATTTGATTATAGACAAATTTTTACATCTAATTTGGCGATcattttaatcattaaatACACAATACGGTAgtaataatgataaaataaatatatcaacaATTCGTATGAATTAACCATCTTGTTgattatattcaaaaaaggaaaattttttgacaaGTTTCAGTGAAATGAATTTACCAAGAAAATTCTTAATCACCAGATTATCAAGACTTCTCCTTTTTCCATTCTATATAGGTATcttctttatatttattgtatttactCGTGAGTAAACGccaaaaatgtcttcaaacTTAAAGAGAAATAATAACAAACTCTAAGAATTggaaacatatatttttataaggTCACTTGAgaatataataagaaaattatcgCACATTTGCCTAAACGTTAACGTTCCTATTCCAATGTTTCCATGTCTTTATCTCTTCAAAAAGCTTCAAACTAGGACTATGGATAGATGTAGATTGATAATTGCCCAACAATTCATAATCTGGACTAACTGCCCCTATTTTAAGTCCATGGGCAATAAGCTCCTTGCACCTTTGTAAAGCTATATTAGGGGGAAGGTGATTAACGAAACTCCCTATGAAAGCTATCCCTACTGATTTCTTGTCATAGGAGGGAGAATGGTTACCTATTTTGGACCATCCACGACCTTAGGAGTAATCGTTAATAACTTGTTTTATATGGTGTATTGGAGAACTCACACCTTCATAGACATTACCATCTGACCCAATACAGAAATTGTAGTCTATATCCAGCCCTCCATTGCTCTCAATATGAAAGGTCTGCATTAGTCTCATGGTAAGGACGTTGTCAGACTGCTTGTTAGACTCATGAGTTCCAGTATAACCTAATTATTTTGTCCCATTCATTTATGATTAGCGTTCAAAAAAGGGTGCTCTTACAAATGATGACATATTTGGCAGGACCATCTCGGTTTGGTACTTCGGTAGGTTGCGCCAACCACTTGTTACGGACTATCATATAATAGGTGTCCTTATAAGAGCTACTGTTGCCACAGGAGAATTGCTGCAGTTTTTCATGGTTTACTTTCATTACAATATTGGCAGTTATATTAAGAGTTGTGCCTATAGAGACTTTTTCTGTGTTTTCAATGTTAATTATATTAACTTCACTGGGTGATGAGTTGTTATCAAAACTGGATGAATTTTGTTGCTAAGGAAGAACAAAATGTGGATACATTTTCAGGATGCTTTTAAAGGTGAGTGAACTAACTgctgatttaattattaaatttacaggAATAATGCGTAATCCTAGGAAATCATCATGATAAAACATATTGAAATAGTTTCAAAACGCTAAGTAAGCAATAATTAATTGCATTTATCTTCAATTCTTTCTCAGAAAGTTCTTTTTACTTTGTCTAAATAAGATGCTTCTTTTATTAGCCTCACTTTAGGATCTCAGTTTTCTTGAGAGCTAGAAGGTCATCTAAATCTTTAAAGTTTGGCAATTTAGGGATTAGCATGTATAAACTTTCAAATCGGCAGTTTTTCttagatatgaaaaaaaacttttgttttttttatgaccCCCATATTTAGTGCTAGCACATTTGCCTaactttatgttttttcaagtttcttgAATATAACTGTGGGGCAACAGTAGTTGTCTAACTCACCAGTAACGCTCTGACTTGGTTAGACATAGCACTCAAATTGTTTAGACctttttcttccaatttttccaaatgtcTCTCTGGTAGAACACTTTTGGTTGTGGGAGGCTCATCCATAGAACGGGAGCTAGATTCTGTGTCGCTGTCGTTGATTAGaaccatttttattatttgcaattcAATCTGGTGACGAAATTCAGGACTGATACTAGTCACTTGAGAATATTTGGCTATGCAAATATGTCAGCGAAACAGTTATTTGGAcctaaaatgaattattaattctaaaagatcaattaaaagctttaattatgttaaatgATAATTACTTTATAAGGTCTAAGAACTCGAAGCCGTCAAGATCCAATTAATATGTGTCTGAAATTAAGGCGTGTTAAAAACACATAACACAATAAAGGAACTACTTACATTTAAGTACTTTAGCAACGCCTCAAACGAAATTTAAGAACATTCAGGagctgtaaaaaaattgcacaaatCGCGATAAAACTCGGAGAAATACAAAATGAACGTGGATTGTGAGactttgttattgttattgttgtgGTTATGCTTAGTTCACATGCCAAGTTAGATGGCGCTGTAATCTTAATGTGAATCACCAGTAGTTTATGgcggtttttatttattgcgtCAGAAGTCTCGGTTTGTGAGGGTTAGCGATACTTGATGTAGGATTCCCTGATCAAACAGATCGGTGTTTCAGGCTATTGGAACAGTTTCTGAGAAGGAAAGTAGGACgcgaaaataatcaaatccaaAATAATTTCGATCTCATCACCTGATCTGCTACCTGTACCATTTGTCTTCAACTGGACTCGTCGAAACATGTCAAACTgtcataaagaaaatttcagttCTTTCTGTctagtttcaaaatttgggtAGTGAAAATGGTTTCAACGTCCCTAACCTGTCACGAACGCTGCAAAAACCGCTCAGTTCAATTCAAACATGCGAACCGATTTAAAAAACCTCTTCCACTTCCAAAGCGTAGATTTTCGGACATCGGAGCACAGAACATCTCTCCATCTTGGATCCACCAATCTGTTTCCGACGTGAAACCTTCAGAAAGCCACGGAAGCACGATGTggaattatttgaagaaactGAAAAACCTGTTTTCCAATCCTTTTCCTCAGACAGCTGTCCGTGAAAACAGTGCTTCGAAAATAGATAAAGCGTACAGAAAACACTCTTTGAGAAGCTCCCTTCAAAGGGCGAGCTCTTTGATATCTCCTTCCAGATACACTGTTAATAACCTCCCAAGGCCACGAAAAGCGGAATTGCAGACCAAGGTTTACAGTGTTATATGCACTGCTATTGAAGACGGATTTGCCAATAAGGCGCTGAAAAGAAAGCGCAATTATTTCATCTTGAAAACTGTGCGTTCTAGTGGGTTTCATAGAGCTGCAACTGATGATCCAAGTAGGTACTGCAGAGGATGCTACATGACGGGAGCCTCAAGGACAGGTGCCGGTTCTTTTCTGAAAGGGAAGAGTAAAAAAGTACCCAAACAGGGAAGAAAGAGAAGGCCTGCAAGACTAGAGAACCCAGTCACTTAAATTAGCCTCAACATGGACATTTTCAGTGCTGTGAAGACTCCCTTAAGGTTAATCGTAATCGTGGTAATGAAGGTCACACTGGCTTAAAGAAGATCAGAGTTTTTAAGCAATGCAGGGATCCTAATGGTGAGGGGATACGAAATATTCATCATACAtgtttaaagtatttttattagtgtCCTTTATAGTGTCTTTGGTTTAACATGTCTTAACGTGTGTGCACCGTAAGcatttgtgtatttttgtgCTTCTTGTAGCAGTGATGTTGTAAAAATCACAGATTTGAGGAAGAATGTAAGAACCTTTACCCAGAACTAACATTCTTTActacacctcaaattaaaatataacacACTGTAGTATTGGTCTGGTACGCTTGAGCGATTTTTAGGAGACCAATATTTCTCAAGCTTAGATTAGTTGTTCATCTGCAACTTCTCTCTGAGGTGTCAGACTGTTCGAAAAACATCTTTCTACTAAATTGCTATGGCGAAAATTCGATACCTGATCAGTTCTCGGGATTTTCAGCAGTCTGAGTTCGAGGCCCCTCTCACGAATAACCAAACCGTGCTTTAGTAATAATCCTTGCCTTGTCATTGGAATTCCGCACACCCTATACATTGTGTGTTTACATGCTTTTTAGTACTCAACATAGTCCAATTATGTAGACCTGTATATACGAGATGGCCCTTTGGAAGTTGCATCGATCGATTACGGAAAAACTACAAGTagtaaaaatctcaaaattgaTCTATAATTCatgtataattataataaatagtatCTATTAActtgttaatttttcagagctttaaattttgcacatttttgtTACCTTGAAACTGCACATTTTGAATACATACAtctgacaataaaaaaactttaatgacttaaaatactttattcaTCTACAGCAGTATTGCCCTAAGAATACTGAGTACTGAGTAAATTTACAGACTGAGTAGGACCCTagtaatatacatatacttcATTTCTATCTAGATTAAGGACTTTCACTGTACAAGTTTTCAATAACATTATAACAAGTAATatcaggaaaataaaataataatatttataaataaaaatatgcaacAACAAAAGTTTATAACACGCTCTTATTTTCCTGCAAAGGGTCGATAAAGGTCGATACAGGTCTTAATGTTAATTTGTACAAAATGTGTCAAATGGGCAATATAGataattctgaaaataatGGAGTTTGGCACAGTTTATACAAAAAGaagtgaattaaaataaaacccgCCCTTTGCAATTTTTCTATACCGCTGTTCAAATTCCCTTCAAGAGATTGCCtcattcaacaatttttttgctcaTAAAAAGTTGCCTTAAAATGAAGGAAAGAATGGAAAAATGgcacaaaaacaataatttcaaaatatcaaccGATAAAAATAACTAGTCTGAGCTAAATAATAACTGACATGTGTGCGTTAGTAGTAAACCTTTCGATAGCAAAAAAGGTCTCTCAACCACGCATTTCCAACAACAAATTCTTTGACCatcacagactttagcagtgataaaacttattttattacaacaaaaaaatctataaactAGACTtttaaaagatgtttttaGTGATTGCTTTGAGTGTATTTCTCCTGCCCCGAATTCACttgttttatataaaaatattgcgtAGAAATATGTAATAGTATATACAATCTCATGTAGCCTATTTACACTGACCGTTTCCTCTACCTACATGAACAAAATTTGTCACTAAATAAGCGCTAGTTTAATTGCGTAAATATGCTACGTTAAAATAGAATCTCTTCCTCTATATAGCTTGGGCTACGGATAAGATAATTGATCTACAAAGGAAAAACCTTTCTAAAATACTGGTTTAAAAGTATATAGTACGCATGTCGCTCTAGTACGCAGATGCTGTTTTGTGCACTGCACTGGCCCCAATTTTGCGCCGAGGACGAATATCGTGTCCCGTGGGATCTCGTTTTCTTGTGATAATAAATTAGTGTATTCTACGTCCAATATGGAATGCCTGCAAAGGAAGAAAgagtcaaaaataaatttagacaCCTGTGGTATGCATAAATCGTAGCTCGCTTTGAAATAAGAGAATTGCATTGTGTAATATCtaattgaaatatatataaacaaattatgacattttttaaattgaaattattattttacttttctaaaattatttttacatgtatGTTATTCTATGGGTCTAGAACAGAATTGGGCAAATAGCATCATTCTATCGCTAATCGTTGACCAATTCTGGATCCGAAAAATGGGAAACTGGTAAAAGGAGCTGCTATTATGTCGAAAACGGTTGGAGACAGGTATAGAACACGCTTTCTAGAAAATACTGGGAATCGCCGGcagaatccaaaaattcataagatataatatatgtatgatGAACAGGTTCTATTTGctttcatataaaaaagttctggtATCTAGCCGATAAAGTGTAAATTTGGTAACAGCATCTGTATCATTAATGAATTGGGCGTAATACTAAACCAAATTCAATCgatttatatttgatatttctaatatgctaaaacatttttaaaggtTTGAATTTGCCTGAAAAACCttgtactttttaattatgtaGGAAAGATGGCGCCGagataaacttaattatagTCTATATCCAAACAATGACTTAATGAAGAGTCATGATCACGGCATTAGTCTTTCCTTATTAAATGAAGAGAAATGGGAATTGATTAAGTAACAAATCGatgaattattgatttattaattcGAAGGCCTTGATATATGTTTCGAAgtttgattattaaaatttactcaaaaaaatcaGCTTCGCTTGAATCCAAGCTGGAAGGTGAATGAGAGGGAATCTCTAAAACTCCATTAAACtgctttttgttttcattctaCTACTTAAGAGGTCATTTTCTAACGTCTAACAACTTAAGGGTTTCTTACCTAATAAACACTGAGCCTACAAATGCGTGACAATGATCTCATCGTCGATGTCATCCTTTTCATCATCTGTCGTTTCTGGTTCCTGTTCTATTGCCGCCTGTTTCTTGGCCGCCAATTCGGCCGCCCTCCTCTCCTTCTCCTTCTGTCTCCTCAATTTACGCATGTGATGAATTTCCACGATGCAATAGAGCAAGAAACCtgacataaatttgttttaacatttcGCTCCGTTAAGTTAAAGTCCGAGTCTTACCGATGACCAAAACGGAGAGTTGCACGTATAATTTCATTCTGGCACAAAGTTGAGTCGAATAGGCGTAAGCTACTACGAAACCTACAGATTCCCATAGACGGTAGTTGGAGAAGGCTGCTTCTTTATTTCTTCTGAAGAGGGCTCCGTATAGACCTAAAATGATAGAAAATACTATTGTTGCGACTAGAGCTTTGTGTAAGAAACCGCGACTTTTTAATTGCGCCTCATGAAGTTTTATAAAGCATGGTATTTGTTAACGACctatttaaaagtgaaaaacgaAGACTCTGCAATATGTGAGATAATAAAGATAGAGTATTATTTCAGCCACAAATTATgacaatgaaaaattgataatagaTCCGTGAATATAATGTGTCCGTTCGTTGACCTAATTATCATGGAGGTTTTAGTGAGGGAAATGTTCCGTACCATTAACTTGTGTCTGCCACACAGCATCACCAACCCCCCAAAGACCAGAGGCCATGAAGAAGAGTAGAGGATTGTCTGGATGAGGTTTCCACAGGAGTAGGAAGATTTGTACTCCGGCGTGGACGGAGATACCCAGAATCATTATGGGTACTCTTCCAACGTATTTCATGGCACTGCCGAAGAGTAAGCTGCAGATGGCGTTCACCAGGCCGAAGCAAATCATGACGAAACCCACGTTGTTGACACCTAAAATgggagaaaaaaatatgaaaaatcgttttgaaaatctttcatGAAAGTATCAGAAAGTAGAGATATCGGAAAAGTACTAACAGGGACTAATAGGGAGATTCTAAGATCTTCCTTCTTTTCATATGCAAATTAgatagaaatatttatatctTCATTTTAGGAAGCTCTTCTTACCTAAGGCACATGATACATATGACTGGGTGAAATCAGCACTTATGAAAGCCTGTTCGACGCCAATGTAAATAGTGATAGGGATGAGCAATTGCTGGTAAGGTTTCTTGAGCTGGATGAATGTGGCTGAAAGAAGCTGAATTCCTGAAAGTTCAGCTGCGCCGCTGTTTCTTCTTTGTTTCTCTCCATATctgaaagaaattgaaaaaatttggtttgtATTCCAAGAAACATTAACAGAAAACGGTTGTTGGGTGTGTGAAAACCAATGACCCGTAAACAACTACGTTTATACTTCCACGCGAAACAAGAAACTTGCCCGTTTCagcataatataaatattaacaatgtgtttaataaattgtgTCAGATAAAATCTGCATGAAGAAATATATTATGGTACGATTCCATGCACTCAAATACCTCAATAAAATGGTGCTATGTGAGGAAGAATTGGCTCGACCCTTTTGTGCTAATTCGCATTGACGTCAGTTCCTGGTTTAATTACCGACATTTTCACTAGGTTCCCTAAATAGTCgcttaacaattaaattttacgtaATATGTAATCAGTGAACCGTTAGGAGGTTTTGATGTGTAACGAATCTACATCCGGATAGACAACCCTGAGGAATCATCCGATTTTGAGCTAACGTAAGAATCGAAAAGCAACCTGATTTCCAGGGAAAATTTCTATAATCAACAAATCTAGAGAACTCATAGAGGTATCATGCAGGTGGTACTTTATCAAGAACTTGACAATAATGAAGGAGCGATTTCTTTCGTATTGTACCTAAGTGGGGCGAAAAGTGCGTTCGTTGCTAGGTACCCCGGCAAAGAGGTTCTTCAAACAAGACTTTCGAAGAGCGGTCCCATTAGTTGCATCAGCTGATTTGTTTTGCATGTAAACTGGCGCCAGTACCACCTTTCTCTGGCCTACGGGTTATCGAGGTCGTCTTTTAGGTACCCGGTGCGAGGTTGTTGGTACCGGACAAGGACGCGTGTTTCCGCggaattttgttttagatttttcagaaaatctgCATCTAATTAGCGAAGTGGTCTTCTTCTTCCTAGAATTGCCAATCGTAATAAATGAACCCAGACCGGTTGGTATCGCAACCATAAATCGGCGAGGCATATTAGAAACGGTACCCGAAGTTGAAGAGTTGAGTACCTATCTATGGTAATTCTGAAGGTCGCAGTAAATTATGGCTGcatttgcaagaaaaaatcGCATAATTGTTTCAAGATTCAGTTAGAACCCACAGCATTCTTATTACAGTAATTTGCGGCGTTATGTAACATGTTAATTATTGGGTTTCTTTTCGTTTCTGGTTAACCAAGCACAGTTTTATTACTTTGCCATCTCGAAAACTAAttgatgtttgtttataaCTTAGGTGATTGGGTATATGTAgattatatacatatgtggAAATAGCAGAAACCTTCCTAACGAAAGAATACCGCCGAGACAACGTCTTGTTCGTGAATCGAGACATAGGAAAGACCATGGAAAGTTATCTCGGGAAGGGCGTATGGTTCCAAAACATCGATGAAAGCCTGAAGGgtatgaaatattatttttagaaggtaaaaaatgtttttgcttCGGAAATTGTTCAGAACTAGAGTCTGTATTATGGGAAACTTAATTGCTACACGAGAGAAAATTGCTTGATATCGGCTCAATGTTAGGAAATCTTCGTTAAGTTTGTCTACAGTAATGAATGCTGCTTTTGAGCTTCTACTTGATATAGATTTTGCTTCACATTCCTTCAATGATCTAAGAACTAACTTATGTGGTTAACTTTTGTTGGCAGTAAAGGCTGCCGGACTGTGCAATAATTTATGTCCATAAACCGTTGGAATTTACACCTGTTGAGCCATCATGATTTTGTCGATACAGCATCCAACGCATTACAAAATTATAGATATCTCAGCAACTGTAAACCTTCGTGGAAACCTTGACTAAAATAGTCAAGCTTGAAGACCAACTAGCTTCAGCAGTTTTCTCTGATTTAGAATATGCTTAAATCAATTCTCAAAAAAGCGATTTACTTTTTGTTTCCTGGTTGGTATTTTCCAGCTTCAAATTTACTCACATAAGaagttttttgtttgaatCTCTATTTAGAATATTACCACACACTCTAATCAATATGCAGCCTTGACgatctttttcaaattcaacgaATCGCCAATTTTTGCGTGGCTCTTATCCTTTGCATGTCTAAACAAGGTGTCTTATGCTCATTGCCAAACTACTAGTAAcgtgcaaaaaaaatcttcatatgGCAACTGCACAATAATTACATAAAAGTCTGCTATTGAaacgttttcaaaaaaattaataattaaccacTGTCGTTGGTGCAATAAGGAAGTTATGCGGCGCTGATACTATGACGTCACGGTTCATgagtttattgaaaaaaaacggcTTATGAAATGAGCTTGCACATGCAGAACGACGTAATCCTCCGAATCCATCAACAATAAGTCAACATTGTTGAATTAATTGCTCTCAAAAGAGATTAAAACTATATTCAACACGAATCGATAAGCACTGGGACTATTAAGATATGGTGCTTAGTCAAATGTGTTCGTCATACAAAACAAGCTTTTCGTTAGTGGGAAAAGCTTAATTGCAGGCCATTGTGATAACTGTTCTTTGTTTTAATATGGCATTTGAGTGGTTTATGAGGAGAAATGGTCACGATGCCACACCgtacttataataattaaagttgCAATTTTGTAGGTAGTACGTTGGAGGTGTTTTAAGTGCGTGAATTAGAAATTTATGCCAGAAGAGTTCAATgagaatataataaaatgtgaCCTTAGACTAATTTAATGGAACTCTCTGTTGACGTATTTTGCCTTCTTTACTTTTGAGTAAAAAAGGACAAAATGGCGACGCCACGTTCGGCATTTGTTTTCGGATATGAGAGTCGACAGTTGACATTTGAAGTCAAGTATCGTTGTTATTTGGGGCATAATATTCCTGTCACATAGTGAAcgaatgtttaaattttaaagacttCGGTGATATCTGAGGGTTTTGatggaaattcaaaaattccttcTAGATTTTAGATTTCTCGTGGgacatattttgatttaaattttgattgatCACGATACCAGAAActgtaaaaataagttttttaataaggaaaTCTGGAATAAATTCCGTTCTCGAGTACAATTGTAGACCACAAGATCACTTGCTTCAGAgccaaaataaatgaattttaaaaggagGCATGGCTAACGCGCATGCGTGCTAGTTCCACTACTGAAATTTACTGCACGTTGGAAAATATCTAATATGTTTATGCACATGAATGAGATATTATCCAACTTGgcatggaaaatatttaaggCAAAGCAAGAATCGTTTAACTCGacataaataaacaacaaagAAGGTGTGGTCCAATTCCGATGGCGTCACTAAACGTGTTCCTATTGAAGAATCCGGCAATAATGGGCTGGCAATTGAAGGAAAAACTTGAAATCCTTAAGGATTGACCAAAGGACTTGACCAAACTGAACATGCTCTGTCGTTATTTCAACGTTTCTATGGGCATTATCCCCTCGATAAACTTAACAAGACCTCGATCTATCGGCCCTTAGTCGGGTTTTTCGACCTGCTATAGTCCCGACTAATCAACCAGGAAGTCGTGGCGAATTCTCGTGCCAATTTGTCCAATGACGAAGATGACGTCAAGTTCAATACTGTTTGAACTTCGCCatatttgttttgtaaatattgGAAATGGCCAAATCAATTAGGCGAGAtgcttaattaatattattccaCGTCTAGCCGGTTAACCTCAGGCTTATTCGTTCATTTCTATTTCGGTTTCCGTCTTCAAAACCGAGCTTAAAGAATAGGAACGTGCGcttcttatatacatatttttaacgaTTTATAACAAAACGCACTTGACCTTAAGTTAATTGATCTCTTGGGTTACCTTAAGAGcgatttttaatcaaaacattAGACGACCTTGACTTTACCATTCCACCTCGGatatgataataatttaccATCAAAGATACTGTCGTGTCATAATGACCTAATTTActtcaaaaacataatagGTGTGAGTCTTAATTACACGTAAAACAAACAAAGCAAAATCAGCTTCATTATGTGTGCAAAACATGGGGCAGGAAGTTTGCTCCTCTCGGTTTGTTATAATTACGGCAGTACCTTCGATTTATTTGCAACAACCGGATCTACCTCAAGCTTTCTGGTTTGATGGAGACccatcaattttaattttacacaCCATGGGATGCCCCAACACGTCAAAAATAAAAGGATTAAATTTTCGAGACTTCTCAGAAGGCGATTTGATCAATTGACCATAGAATTGTGGATGTTGCAGAAGAAGTAGCTTATTGTCTGGTGGAAGAGTGAATAGCGTCAAAGTTAATTTTAGAtaagtcaaaaatatttgtgttttgaatttgaatttcattgtCGTGATTCCTATTCTTTATCAATCTCGCATCCCTAAATCAATCTatcagttttgaaatttttcatgatacaaattataataagaaatttttgaacattgGCAACGCGGCAGTGCCTCTGATAACTTTTACGTCAATTGCTCAGCTGAACAAAATACTGTCGCAATGTTGTCATTTAATCGACCTGAATCACGACTAACAAAATAGCTTAAGGTTTAATcacagaatatttaaatttaacatgaTGTTAAAGCATATTAGattatttctgttatttttaactttattcaaTGAATGTATCTACTGTTGTCCAACTTAGGTATCTCACTCAAATCATGTTGCACTTTCTCACTCGTATTTCTAACACGACATATAATGAAAGAAATCCGTTGATTATCTctcctttttaaattttattaaagtgacatttgtaattttgccttgaaaaaatgataaactTTGGCATCGCAGTATTCCCTCAGACAACCTTTACGTCAGTTTTTTGATCTGTCACATTTTTGAAGCCCTCTTAGTTTTATTAAGAACAAAAGAACAACGCTGCATTGCCAGagataaaaaaacagaatattTGAGAACTAACCCATAGAGTTTTTCACAAATTCGGTTTAAaggtttgttttttaattgctttgaaggtcttttttggaataatctttaaattcaagaatttacAGAAATCAAgaccaaattaaatattgttataGATTCAACAGGAATTCATCACATAACTGTTTTTACAGTACGAAGTATCTCAAATATCAGTGTTCAACTATACCTTAAAGCTCAGTTTTTAGAACCACCTTT harbors:
- the LOC136418219 gene encoding peptidoglycan-recognition protein 1-like; the protein is MVLINDSDTESSSRSMDEPPTTKSVLPERHLEKLEEKGLNNLSAMSNQVRALLQQNSSSFDNNSSPSEVNIINIENTEKVSIGTTLNITANIVMKVNHEKLQQFSCGNSSSYKDTYYMIVRNKWLAQPTEVPNRDGPAKYVIICYTGTHESNKQSDNVLTMRLMQTFHIESNGGLDIDYNFCIGSDGNVYEGRGWSKIGNHSPSYDKKSVGIAFIGSFVNHLPPNIALQRCKELIAHGLKIGAVSPDYELLGNYQSTSIHSPSLKLFEEIKTWKHWNRNVNV